Proteins from a genomic interval of Trifolium pratense cultivar HEN17-A07 linkage group LG6, ARS_RC_1.1, whole genome shotgun sequence:
- the LOC123891063 gene encoding squamosa promoter-binding-like protein 1 isoform X1, which produces MEAFQLYGNGTGTGGGGSSDLRPMEKRSDWDLNNWNWDGHLFLATSKLTPVPEHRQFLPLPVGGGGGGGGGGSSNSNSSSSCSEQLDLGICQGNKEGERKRRVIVVEDDELGLNKEGASLSLNLGGGGGSGSGVQVAATWEGNIGKKSRVAAGGGSSSRAFCQVEDCRADLNNGKDYHRRHKVCEIHSKASKALVGNAMQRFCQQCSRFHLLQEFDEGKRSCRRRLAGHNKRRRKTNQDAVPNGSSPNDDQTSSYLLISLLKILSNMQPDRSNQTADQDLLTHLLRSLANQNGGQGGRNLSNLLREPENLLKEGSSSGKSEMVSTLLTNGSQGSPTVTVQNQAVSISEIQHQVVHTHDARAADQQTTSSAKPGVSNSPPTYSEARDSTAGQAKMNDFDLNDIYIDSDDGIEDIERLPVTANIITSSLDYPWMQQDSHQSSPPQTSGNSDSASAQSPSSSTGEAQNRTDRIVFKLFGKEPSDFPLVIRAQILDWLSHSPTDIEGYIRPGCIVLTIYLRQAEDVWEELCLDLTSSLNSLLDVSDDDFWRTGWVHIRVQHQMAFIFNGQVVIDTSLPFRCNNYSKILSVSPIAVPASKTAQFSVKGINLTRPATRLLCALEGDYLVCEDTHESMDQCSKDLDELQCVQFSCSVPAMNGRGFIEIEDQGLSSSFFPFIVVEEDVCSEICVLEPLLESSDTYPDVEGAGKIQAKNQAMDFIHEMGWLLHRSQIKSRTVHLNSSVDLFPLDRFKWLVEFSVDHDWCAVVKKLLNLMLEGTVSTGDHTSLYLALSELGLLHRAVRRNSRQLVELLLRYVPQNVSDKLGPEDKALVNGGNKNFLFRPDAAGPAGLTPLHIAAGKDGSEDVLDALTNDPCMVGIEAWNSVRDSTGSTPEDYARLRGHYTYIHLVQKKINKRQGGAHVAVDIPSNLTMFDTSQKKDESSTTFEIGNADVRSLQKNCKLCDRKLSCRTAVRKSFAYRPAMLSMVAIAAVCVCVALLFKSSPEVLYIFRPFRWESLEYGTS; this is translated from the exons atgGAAGCTTTTCAACTGTACGGTAATGGTACTGGTACTGGTGGTGGTGGTTCCTCTGATTTAAGGCCTATGGAGAAAAGATCAGACTGGGATTTGAATAATTGGAATTGGGATGGTCATCTTTTTTTAGCTACTAGTAAATTGACTCCTGTTCCAGAACATAGACAGTTTTTACCTCTTcctgttggtggtggtggtggtggtggtggcggtggtTCGTCTAATTCGAATAGTTCATCTTCTTGTTCTGAACAGTTAGATCTTGGGATTTGTCAAGGGAACAAGGAAGGTGAGAGGAAGAGGAGGGTTATTGTTGTGGAGGATGATGAACTTGGTTTGAATAAGGAAGGTGCTAGTTTAAGTTTGAAtcttggtggtggtggtggtagtgGTAGTGGTGTTCAGGTGGCTGCTACATGGGAAGGAAATATTGGGAAGAAAAGTAGAGTAGCAGCTGGTGGAGGTAGTTCTAGTAGAGCATTTTGTCAGGTGGAGGATTGTCGCGCAGATCTCAACAACGGGAAAGATTATCATAGACGTCATAAAGTTTGTGAGATACACTCCAAGGCTAGTAAGGCACTTGTCGGAAATGCTATGCAGAGGTTCTGCCAACAATGTAGTAG GTTTCACTTGCTTCAAGAGTTTGATGAAGGAAAGAGAAGCTGTCGGAGACGTTTGGCTGGCCATAATAAAAGAAGGAGAAAAACAAATCAGGATGCTGTTCCTAATGGAAGTTCACCGAACGATGATCAGACTAGTAGTTATCTGTTGATAAGTTTATTGAAGATACTTTCAAATATGCAGC CTGACAGGTCAAATCAGACCGCAGATCAGGATCTGCTTACTCATCTTTTAAGGAGTCTTGCCAATCAGAATGGTGGACAAGGGGGAAGGAACTTGTCTAACCTTTTACGGGAACCTGAGAATCTGTTGAAAGAAGGGTCTTCATCTGGGAAGTCTGAGATGGTTTCTACTTTATTAACGAATGGTTCTCAAGGTTCTCCAACTGTTACAGTACAGAATCAAGCAGTTTCTATTAGTGAAATTCAGCATCAAGTGGTGCATACACATGATGCTAGGGCTGCTGATCAACAAACCACATCCTCTGCAAAGCCCGGTGTTTCAAACAGCCCTCCGACTTACTCAGAAGCAAGAGACAGTACTGCTGGACAGGCCAAGATGAATGATTTTGATCTGAATGACATCTATATTGACTCAGATGATGGCATAGAGGATATAGAAAGGTTGCCTGTCACTGCAAATATTATTACTAGTTCTCTTGATTACCCATGGATGCAACAGGATTCACATCAGTCAAGTCCACCTCAAACAAGTGGAAATTCAGATTCTGCATCTGCTCAGTCCCCCTCTAGCTCCACTGGCGAAGCTCAG AATCGCACGGATCGGATTGTTTTTAAACTCTTCGGTAAAGAACCAAGCGATTTTCCTCTTGTAATCAGAGCACAG ATTCTTGACTGGTTATCCCACAGTCCAACTGATATTGAAGGCTATATACGGCCTGGTTGTATCGTTTTGACTATTTATCTGCGTCAGGCTGAGGATGTGTGGGAGGAG CTTTGCTTAGATCTGACTTCCAGTTTGAATAGCCTTCTGGATGTCTCAGATGATGATTTTTGGAGAACTGGATGGGTTCACATCCGGGTGCAGCATCAGATGGCCTTCATTTTCAACG GCCAGGTTGTCATCGATACATCCCTACCTTTCAGGTGTAACAATTATAGTAAAATTTTGAGTGTTAGCCCAATTGCTGTACCAGCATCAAAGACAGCTCAGTTTTCTGTGAAGGGTATCAACCTGACTCGTCCTGCCACTAG GTTATTGTGTGCCTTAGAAGGGGATTACTTGGTCTGTGAAGATACTCATGAGTCTATGGATCAGTGCTCCAAGGATCTTGATGAGCTTCAGTGCGTCCAATTTTCATGTTCTGTCCCTGCGATGAATGGGCGAGGATTTATTGAG ATTGAGGACCAGGGTTTGAGCAGcagtttttttcctttcataGTTGTGGAGGAGGATGTTTGCTCTGAAATCTGTGTGCTTGAGCCTTTATTGGAATCAAGTGATACTTATCCAGATGTGGAAGGGGCTGGAAAAATTCAAGCAAAAAATCAAGCCATGGATTTCATTCATGAAATGGGTTGGCTTCTCCACAGAAGCCAGATAAAATCTAGGACGGTTCACTTGAATTCTAGTGTGGATCTGTTTCCATTAGATCGATTCAAATGGCTCGTGGAGTTTTCTGTGGACCATGATTGGTGTGCAGTAGTTAAAAAGCTATTGAACCTCATGCTTGAGGGAACTGTGAGTACAGGAGACCACACGTCCCTCTATCTTGCACTTTCAGAGTTGGGTCTCCTTCACAGAGCTGTGAGGAGAAATAGCAGGCAGTTGGTGGAGCTTCTTTTGAGATATGTCCCTCAAAATGTTTCAGATAAACTAGGACCTGAAGACAAGGCGCTGGTTAATGGAGGGAATAAAAACTTCTTGTTTAGACCTGATGCTGCCGGTCCTGCTGGTCTGACACCACTCCATATTGCAGCCGGGAAAGATGGTTCTGAGGATGTACTTGATGCTTTGACTAATGATCCTTGCATG GTGGGAATTGAAGCGTGGAATAGTGTTCGTGACAGCACGGGTTCAACACCTGAGGATTATGCACGTTTACGTGGTCATTACACTTATATTCACTTGGTGCAGAAGAAAATCAACAAGAGACAAGGAGGGGCTCATGTGGCGGTTGACATTCCTAGCAATCTGACAATGTTTGATACAAGTCAGAAGAAAGATGAATCATCCACCACCTTTGAAATTGGAAATGCTGATGTTAGAAGTCTCCAAAAGAACTGCAAACTTTGTGATCGTAAGTTATCGTGTAGAACTGCTGTAAGGAAGTCTTTCGCATACAGACCTGCAATGCTGTCAATGGTGGCCATAGCTGCGGTCTGTGTCTGTGTGGCTCTTCTGTTCAAAAGCTCGCCCGAAGTTCTGTATATATTCCGACCTTTCAGGTGGGAATCGTTGGAGTATGGAACAAGCTGA
- the LOC123891063 gene encoding squamosa promoter-binding-like protein 1 isoform X2: MEKRSDWDLNNWNWDGHLFLATSKLTPVPEHRQFLPLPVGGGGGGGGGGSSNSNSSSSCSEQLDLGICQGNKEGERKRRVIVVEDDELGLNKEGASLSLNLGGGGGSGSGVQVAATWEGNIGKKSRVAAGGGSSSRAFCQVEDCRADLNNGKDYHRRHKVCEIHSKASKALVGNAMQRFCQQCSRFHLLQEFDEGKRSCRRRLAGHNKRRRKTNQDAVPNGSSPNDDQTSSYLLISLLKILSNMQPDRSNQTADQDLLTHLLRSLANQNGGQGGRNLSNLLREPENLLKEGSSSGKSEMVSTLLTNGSQGSPTVTVQNQAVSISEIQHQVVHTHDARAADQQTTSSAKPGVSNSPPTYSEARDSTAGQAKMNDFDLNDIYIDSDDGIEDIERLPVTANIITSSLDYPWMQQDSHQSSPPQTSGNSDSASAQSPSSSTGEAQNRTDRIVFKLFGKEPSDFPLVIRAQILDWLSHSPTDIEGYIRPGCIVLTIYLRQAEDVWEELCLDLTSSLNSLLDVSDDDFWRTGWVHIRVQHQMAFIFNGQVVIDTSLPFRCNNYSKILSVSPIAVPASKTAQFSVKGINLTRPATRLLCALEGDYLVCEDTHESMDQCSKDLDELQCVQFSCSVPAMNGRGFIEIEDQGLSSSFFPFIVVEEDVCSEICVLEPLLESSDTYPDVEGAGKIQAKNQAMDFIHEMGWLLHRSQIKSRTVHLNSSVDLFPLDRFKWLVEFSVDHDWCAVVKKLLNLMLEGTVSTGDHTSLYLALSELGLLHRAVRRNSRQLVELLLRYVPQNVSDKLGPEDKALVNGGNKNFLFRPDAAGPAGLTPLHIAAGKDGSEDVLDALTNDPCMVGIEAWNSVRDSTGSTPEDYARLRGHYTYIHLVQKKINKRQGGAHVAVDIPSNLTMFDTSQKKDESSTTFEIGNADVRSLQKNCKLCDRKLSCRTAVRKSFAYRPAMLSMVAIAAVCVCVALLFKSSPEVLYIFRPFRWESLEYGTS, translated from the exons ATGGAGAAAAGATCAGACTGGGATTTGAATAATTGGAATTGGGATGGTCATCTTTTTTTAGCTACTAGTAAATTGACTCCTGTTCCAGAACATAGACAGTTTTTACCTCTTcctgttggtggtggtggtggtggtggtggcggtggtTCGTCTAATTCGAATAGTTCATCTTCTTGTTCTGAACAGTTAGATCTTGGGATTTGTCAAGGGAACAAGGAAGGTGAGAGGAAGAGGAGGGTTATTGTTGTGGAGGATGATGAACTTGGTTTGAATAAGGAAGGTGCTAGTTTAAGTTTGAAtcttggtggtggtggtggtagtgGTAGTGGTGTTCAGGTGGCTGCTACATGGGAAGGAAATATTGGGAAGAAAAGTAGAGTAGCAGCTGGTGGAGGTAGTTCTAGTAGAGCATTTTGTCAGGTGGAGGATTGTCGCGCAGATCTCAACAACGGGAAAGATTATCATAGACGTCATAAAGTTTGTGAGATACACTCCAAGGCTAGTAAGGCACTTGTCGGAAATGCTATGCAGAGGTTCTGCCAACAATGTAGTAG GTTTCACTTGCTTCAAGAGTTTGATGAAGGAAAGAGAAGCTGTCGGAGACGTTTGGCTGGCCATAATAAAAGAAGGAGAAAAACAAATCAGGATGCTGTTCCTAATGGAAGTTCACCGAACGATGATCAGACTAGTAGTTATCTGTTGATAAGTTTATTGAAGATACTTTCAAATATGCAGC CTGACAGGTCAAATCAGACCGCAGATCAGGATCTGCTTACTCATCTTTTAAGGAGTCTTGCCAATCAGAATGGTGGACAAGGGGGAAGGAACTTGTCTAACCTTTTACGGGAACCTGAGAATCTGTTGAAAGAAGGGTCTTCATCTGGGAAGTCTGAGATGGTTTCTACTTTATTAACGAATGGTTCTCAAGGTTCTCCAACTGTTACAGTACAGAATCAAGCAGTTTCTATTAGTGAAATTCAGCATCAAGTGGTGCATACACATGATGCTAGGGCTGCTGATCAACAAACCACATCCTCTGCAAAGCCCGGTGTTTCAAACAGCCCTCCGACTTACTCAGAAGCAAGAGACAGTACTGCTGGACAGGCCAAGATGAATGATTTTGATCTGAATGACATCTATATTGACTCAGATGATGGCATAGAGGATATAGAAAGGTTGCCTGTCACTGCAAATATTATTACTAGTTCTCTTGATTACCCATGGATGCAACAGGATTCACATCAGTCAAGTCCACCTCAAACAAGTGGAAATTCAGATTCTGCATCTGCTCAGTCCCCCTCTAGCTCCACTGGCGAAGCTCAG AATCGCACGGATCGGATTGTTTTTAAACTCTTCGGTAAAGAACCAAGCGATTTTCCTCTTGTAATCAGAGCACAG ATTCTTGACTGGTTATCCCACAGTCCAACTGATATTGAAGGCTATATACGGCCTGGTTGTATCGTTTTGACTATTTATCTGCGTCAGGCTGAGGATGTGTGGGAGGAG CTTTGCTTAGATCTGACTTCCAGTTTGAATAGCCTTCTGGATGTCTCAGATGATGATTTTTGGAGAACTGGATGGGTTCACATCCGGGTGCAGCATCAGATGGCCTTCATTTTCAACG GCCAGGTTGTCATCGATACATCCCTACCTTTCAGGTGTAACAATTATAGTAAAATTTTGAGTGTTAGCCCAATTGCTGTACCAGCATCAAAGACAGCTCAGTTTTCTGTGAAGGGTATCAACCTGACTCGTCCTGCCACTAG GTTATTGTGTGCCTTAGAAGGGGATTACTTGGTCTGTGAAGATACTCATGAGTCTATGGATCAGTGCTCCAAGGATCTTGATGAGCTTCAGTGCGTCCAATTTTCATGTTCTGTCCCTGCGATGAATGGGCGAGGATTTATTGAG ATTGAGGACCAGGGTTTGAGCAGcagtttttttcctttcataGTTGTGGAGGAGGATGTTTGCTCTGAAATCTGTGTGCTTGAGCCTTTATTGGAATCAAGTGATACTTATCCAGATGTGGAAGGGGCTGGAAAAATTCAAGCAAAAAATCAAGCCATGGATTTCATTCATGAAATGGGTTGGCTTCTCCACAGAAGCCAGATAAAATCTAGGACGGTTCACTTGAATTCTAGTGTGGATCTGTTTCCATTAGATCGATTCAAATGGCTCGTGGAGTTTTCTGTGGACCATGATTGGTGTGCAGTAGTTAAAAAGCTATTGAACCTCATGCTTGAGGGAACTGTGAGTACAGGAGACCACACGTCCCTCTATCTTGCACTTTCAGAGTTGGGTCTCCTTCACAGAGCTGTGAGGAGAAATAGCAGGCAGTTGGTGGAGCTTCTTTTGAGATATGTCCCTCAAAATGTTTCAGATAAACTAGGACCTGAAGACAAGGCGCTGGTTAATGGAGGGAATAAAAACTTCTTGTTTAGACCTGATGCTGCCGGTCCTGCTGGTCTGACACCACTCCATATTGCAGCCGGGAAAGATGGTTCTGAGGATGTACTTGATGCTTTGACTAATGATCCTTGCATG GTGGGAATTGAAGCGTGGAATAGTGTTCGTGACAGCACGGGTTCAACACCTGAGGATTATGCACGTTTACGTGGTCATTACACTTATATTCACTTGGTGCAGAAGAAAATCAACAAGAGACAAGGAGGGGCTCATGTGGCGGTTGACATTCCTAGCAATCTGACAATGTTTGATACAAGTCAGAAGAAAGATGAATCATCCACCACCTTTGAAATTGGAAATGCTGATGTTAGAAGTCTCCAAAAGAACTGCAAACTTTGTGATCGTAAGTTATCGTGTAGAACTGCTGTAAGGAAGTCTTTCGCATACAGACCTGCAATGCTGTCAATGGTGGCCATAGCTGCGGTCTGTGTCTGTGTGGCTCTTCTGTTCAAAAGCTCGCCCGAAGTTCTGTATATATTCCGACCTTTCAGGTGGGAATCGTTGGAGTATGGAACAAGCTGA